The following are encoded together in the Desulfococcus multivorans genome:
- a CDS encoding type II toxin-antitoxin system Phd/YefM family antitoxin, translating into MPTLTATEARSKLYRLIDEASSSHEPIVITGKRGSAVLISEDDWRSIQETLYLLNIPGMRESIREGLATPIEECTDDIEW; encoded by the coding sequence ATGCCCACTTTAACGGCAACCGAAGCGAGATCGAAGCTTTACCGTCTTATCGACGAGGCATCGTCTTCGCATGAACCGATTGTCATAACCGGCAAGCGAGGAAGTGCCGTTCTTATTTCAGAGGATGACTGGCGCTCTATACAGGAAACGCTCTACTTGCTGAATATCCCGGGCATGCGCGAGTCGATACGGGAAGGGCTGGCAACGCCCATCGAAGAGTGCACTGACGACATCGAATGGTAA
- a CDS encoding Txe/YoeB family addiction module toxin, whose product MWRVVFTKQARKDAKKLSFAGLRQKAETLLDILRENPYQTPPPFEKLIGDLAGAYARRINIQHRLIYQIIDEANVVKVLRMWTHYE is encoded by the coding sequence ATGTGGCGGGTCGTTTTCACGAAACAGGCTCGAAAAGACGCTAAAAAATTATCCTTCGCGGGTTTGCGCCAAAAAGCCGAGACACTTCTTGATATCCTGCGAGAAAATCCCTACCAGACCCCTCCTCCTTTTGAAAAGCTCATCGGCGATTTGGCGGGCGCGTATGCACGTCGAATCAACATACAACACCGGCTGATCTATCAAATCATCGATGAAGCCAATGTTGTGAAAGTGCTACGAATGTGGACCCATTATGAATAG
- a CDS encoding HigA family addiction module antitoxin, whose protein sequence is MAIPNTTKREIKPTHPGEMLREDFMPDYDLNTASMANALGVSRQTINEILRERRAISPAMALRLSRLFSNSPEFWLNAQHSWDLWDSEKRYSKELSQIRPLNAA, encoded by the coding sequence ATGGCTATACCCAATACGACAAAGCGTGAAATTAAGCCGACTCATCCCGGTGAAATGCTTAGAGAGGATTTCATGCCGGACTATGATCTGAACACGGCTTCCATGGCAAACGCATTAGGCGTGTCACGCCAAACAATTAATGAAATTTTGAGAGAACGACGTGCTATCAGTCCGGCTATGGCGCTAAGATTATCTCGACTTTTCAGCAATTCACCGGAATTCTGGCTGAATGCCCAGCATTCGTGGGACCTTTGGGATTCGGAAAAACGCTACAGTAAAGAATTGTCTCAAATCCGACCCTTGAATGCCGCATGA
- a CDS encoding type II toxin-antitoxin system RelE/ParE family toxin: MIKTFADKETQQLFVSGKSKRLPSDLLRRAIRRLEFIHFANDIKDLLVPRSNRLHALKGDRKGQHSISINDQWRICFRFIEGDAYDVEVTDYH; encoded by the coding sequence ATGATAAAAACATTTGCCGATAAAGAAACCCAGCAATTATTTGTTTCCGGCAAATCGAAACGCTTACCATCCGATTTATTACGAAGGGCAATAAGACGTTTAGAATTTATTCACTTTGCAAATGACATAAAAGACCTTTTGGTGCCACGCAGCAACAGGCTCCATGCGCTTAAAGGCGACAGGAAAGGGCAACACTCAATATCGATAAATGACCAGTGGCGAATATGTTTCCGTTTCATTGAAGGCGATGCCTACGATGTTGAGGTTACCGATTACCATTAA